One genomic segment of Arachis duranensis cultivar V14167 chromosome 4, aradu.V14167.gnm2.J7QH, whole genome shotgun sequence includes these proteins:
- the LOC107485922 gene encoding short-chain dehydrogenase reductase 2a, protein MVAATEVMSDDRPIQGVPLHTTTPPDTTNLSSSSLNRLEGKIAIVTGGAKGIGEAAVRLFVKHGAKVVIADVDDTHGSNXXXSATYVHCDVSIEQDMDNLVTSTVSKYGKLDIMFNNAGVLGDQSNSKKSIVNFDPDEFDMIMRVNVKGVALGIKHASRVMIPNGIGSIINTASVAGVMGGLGPHSYTASKHAILGLTKNTACELGRHGIRVNSISPFGVATSLLVNAWHTSGEAEGNNVNLPSHEEVEKIEEFVRGLANLRGVTLRSSDIAEAALFLASEESKYVSGHNLVVDGGITSTRNCIGL, encoded by the exons ATGGTTGCAGCTACAGAAGTTATGTCTGATGATAGACCCATTCAAGGAGTGCCTCTTCACACAACAACACCACCAGACACCACCAATTTATCGTCCTCTTCCTTAAATAG gtTGGAAGGGAAAATTGCGATTGTAACTGGTGGTGCCAAAGGAATAGGTGAAGCAGCAGTGAGACTGTTTGTGAAACATGGCGCAAAGGTTGTAATTGCTGACGTGGACGACACACATGGTTCCAATCNNNNNNNNTCAGCGACCTACGTCCACTGTGACGTCAGCATAGAACAAGACATGGACAATTTGGTAACTTCCACAGTCTCCAAATACGGCAAACTGGACATAATGTTCAACAACGCCGGTGTGCTAGGCGACCAATCAAATTCCAAGAAGAGCATTGTCAATTTTGACCCTGATGAGTTTGACATGATAATGAGGGTCAACGTTAAAGGTGTTGCATTGGGAATTAAACATGCTTCAAGGGTCATGATTCCTAACGGAATTGGTTCAATAATCAACACTGCTAGTGTTGCGGGTGTTATGGGTGGTCTTGGTCCACATTCTTACACCGCTTCAAAGCATGCTATTCTTGGACTCACTAAGAACACTGCTTGTGAGTTAGGGAGGCATGGTATAAGGGTAAATTCAATTTCACCATTTGGGGTTGCCACGTCATTGCTTGTTAACGCGTGGCATACTAGTGGGGAGGCGGAGGGTAATAATGTAAATTTGCCTTCGCATGAGGAAGTTGAGAAGATTGAGGAGTTTGTTAGAGGGCTTGCAAATTTGAGAGGGGTAACTCTGAGGTCGTCGGATATTGCTGAGGCTGCACTTTTTCTTGCTAGTGAAGAATCTAAGTATGTTAGTGGCCATAATCTTGTTGTGGATGGTGGAATCACTTCTACAAGAAATTGCATTGGCCTTTAG